A stretch of Desulfocurvus vexinensis DSM 17965 DNA encodes these proteins:
- a CDS encoding TRAP transporter substrate-binding protein — protein MKRREFLKKSGIGLAAGVAAGAVAAPAVLAKPSFSWKMVTSWPAGMPILQTGAERFAKLVDELSDGELTIEVYAGGELVPPMGAFDAVSQGMVQCYHSASYYWAGNHPGTQWFTSVPFGMNTAGYNAWFHAGNGLALWEELYARFNLVPRPLGSTSFQMGGWFNKKVDSLEALKGLKLRFPGLAGKVYSKAGASVVLLPGGEVYTSLERGVIDATDWVGPVLDLRMGLNRVAKYYYTPAWQEPTGFTEVVFNKAAYEALPADLKAVLDAAAAKMTSVMLAEFDIQSARALAEIRAEGKVEIVSFPDEVLATFRTLSAEVLEEEAEKDPMARKIHDDYKAFMAEWLSWTAVTDKEYFARMV, from the coding sequence ATGAAACGTCGCGAGTTCCTGAAGAAATCCGGCATCGGCCTGGCCGCTGGCGTGGCCGCCGGGGCCGTGGCGGCCCCCGCCGTCCTGGCCAAGCCGTCCTTTTCCTGGAAGATGGTCACCTCCTGGCCCGCCGGGATGCCCATCCTGCAAACCGGCGCCGAGCGCTTCGCCAAGCTGGTGGACGAGCTGTCCGACGGCGAGCTGACCATCGAGGTCTACGCGGGGGGCGAGCTGGTGCCGCCCATGGGCGCCTTCGACGCCGTGTCCCAGGGCATGGTCCAGTGCTACCACAGCGCGTCCTACTACTGGGCGGGCAACCACCCCGGCACCCAGTGGTTCACCTCGGTGCCCTTCGGCATGAACACCGCCGGGTACAACGCCTGGTTCCACGCGGGCAACGGCCTGGCCCTGTGGGAGGAGCTGTACGCGCGCTTCAACCTCGTGCCCCGGCCCCTGGGCTCCACGTCCTTCCAGATGGGCGGCTGGTTCAACAAGAAGGTCGATTCCCTGGAGGCCCTCAAGGGCCTGAAGCTGCGCTTCCCGGGGCTGGCGGGCAAGGTCTACTCCAAGGCCGGGGCCTCGGTGGTCCTTCTGCCCGGCGGCGAGGTCTACACCTCGCTGGAGCGCGGCGTCATCGACGCCACCGACTGGGTCGGCCCCGTGCTCGACCTGCGCATGGGCCTGAACCGCGTGGCCAAGTACTACTACACCCCCGCCTGGCAGGAGCCCACGGGCTTCACCGAGGTGGTCTTCAACAAGGCCGCCTACGAGGCCCTGCCTGCGGACCTCAAGGCCGTGCTCGACGCCGCCGCCGCCAAGATGACCAGCGTCATGCTCGCCGAGTTCGACATCCAGAGCGCCCGCGCCCTGGCCGAAATCCGCGCCGAGGGCAAGGTGGAGATCGTCTCCTTCCCCGACGAGGTGCTGGCCACCTTCCGCACCCTGTCCGCCGAGGTGCTCGAAGAGGAGGCCGAAAAGGACCCCATGGCCCGCAAGATCCACGACGACTACAAGGCCTTCATGGCCGAGTGGCTGAGCTGGACGGCGGTCACGGACAAGGAATACTTCGCGCGGATGGTCTAG
- the glmM gene encoding phosphoglucosamine mutase — MVKRFFGTDGLRGRVNEFPMLPETVLRLGLAAGQYFRNGKKRHKVLIGKDTRISGYIFETALTSGLCAAGMDVMLVGPMPTPAISFLTRSMRCDLGVVISASHNPYYDNGIKFFDSQGYKLPDAVEDEIADLVLDPCADWDYPPQDRVGKTARVVDSMGRYVVTLKHTFPADRTLDGVKIVLDCAHGATYRVAPMVLGELGAEVVAMGVSPDGTNINEGCGSLHPDKVAARVVAEGADIGLALDGDGDRLIVVDEKGTVLDGDQIMALCALDKMERGALCGNLLVATVMSNMALEVFMREHGGRLLRTPVGDRYVAEAMRREGAVLGGEQSGHLIFSNYSTTGDGILAALQLLRIMIARQRPLSELAGLLTPYPQVLVNVPVAGKRAFEELPELMDAVAQAEAELAGRGRVLLRYSGTEAKARVMVEGQDTVQVRALADALAEVVRRVLN; from the coding sequence ATGGTCAAACGCTTCTTCGGCACCGACGGGTTGCGCGGCAGGGTCAACGAGTTCCCCATGCTGCCCGAGACGGTCCTGCGCCTGGGCCTGGCCGCCGGGCAGTATTTCCGCAACGGCAAGAAACGCCACAAGGTGCTCATCGGCAAGGACACGCGCATCTCCGGCTACATCTTCGAGACGGCCCTGACCTCGGGGCTGTGCGCCGCGGGCATGGACGTGATGCTCGTGGGCCCCATGCCCACCCCGGCCATCTCGTTTCTCACGCGCAGCATGCGCTGCGACCTGGGCGTGGTCATCTCCGCCTCGCACAACCCCTACTACGACAACGGCATCAAGTTCTTCGACAGCCAGGGCTACAAGCTGCCCGACGCCGTGGAGGACGAGATCGCCGACCTGGTGCTGGACCCCTGCGCCGACTGGGACTACCCGCCCCAGGACCGCGTGGGCAAGACCGCCCGCGTGGTGGACAGCATGGGCCGCTACGTGGTGACCCTCAAGCACACCTTCCCGGCGGACCGGACCCTGGACGGCGTGAAGATCGTGCTCGACTGCGCCCACGGCGCCACCTACCGCGTGGCGCCCATGGTCCTGGGCGAGCTGGGGGCCGAGGTGGTGGCCATGGGCGTCTCGCCCGACGGCACCAACATCAACGAGGGCTGCGGCTCGCTGCACCCCGACAAGGTCGCCGCGCGCGTGGTGGCCGAGGGCGCGGACATCGGCCTGGCCCTGGACGGCGACGGCGACCGGCTCATCGTGGTGGACGAGAAGGGCACCGTGCTCGACGGCGACCAGATCATGGCCCTGTGCGCCCTGGACAAGATGGAGCGCGGGGCCCTGTGCGGCAACCTGCTCGTGGCCACGGTGATGAGCAACATGGCCCTGGAGGTCTTCATGCGCGAGCACGGCGGCAGGCTGCTGCGCACGCCCGTGGGCGACCGCTACGTGGCCGAGGCCATGCGCCGCGAGGGCGCGGTGCTGGGCGGCGAGCAGTCCGGGCACCTGATCTTCTCCAACTACTCCACCACCGGCGACGGCATCCTGGCCGCGCTGCAACTGCTGCGCATCATGATCGCGCGCCAGCGGCCCCTGTCGGAACTGGCGGGCCTGCTCACGCCCTACCCCCAGGTGCTGGTCAACGTGCCCGTGGCGGGCAAGCGCGCCTTCGAGGAGCTGCCCGAGCTCATGGACGCCGTAGCCCAGGCCGAGGCCGAGCTGGCCGGGCGCGGGCGCGTGCTGCTGCGCTACTCCGGCACCGAGGCCAAGGCCCGGGTCATGGTCGAGGGCCAGGACACCGTCCAGGTGCGCGCCCTGGCCGACGCCCTGGCCGAAGTGGTCCGCCGGGTCTTGAATTAA
- a CDS encoding EAL and HDOD domain-containing protein produces the protein MHDAIGSAGANPVFFARQPVLDAKRRVWGYELLGGEVRQGIFHLFPGQEAATSLGSSTYFGLREALDRGKKVMVAFDAAGVLAGLPRALPPQGGCLRLHLEGKPSPELLAALEALRAEGYLVALDVAPGSPALGAARLADVLIMEQGPGALPPAMARLAAKKAQTLARGVRNIEQFQAARDHGHTLFQGPFIKEAELLPGRKLTSSEVSRLKMLRLMEADDPDLDAMAAAVKGDVAVSFRLLTLLNSPAFGLLHKVESVDHAVRLLGWDKLKGWLRAVLLADMAGQGEAPQELATLSMQRGRFLEIITTEYDYWDFNPGTMFLLGLFSLLDAILGMPMAEVAGLLPLDAKLQGSLRRTPGNDHEGLFLLMEALEDGDWDGLRAQCARLGFDLETVKAAYASAVQWADMFLAARN, from the coding sequence ATGCACGACGCCATCGGTTCCGCAGGGGCCAACCCCGTGTTCTTCGCCCGCCAGCCCGTGCTCGACGCCAAGCGCCGGGTCTGGGGCTACGAGCTGCTGGGCGGGGAGGTGCGCCAGGGCATCTTCCACCTCTTCCCCGGGCAGGAGGCCGCCACCAGCCTGGGGTCGAGCACCTATTTCGGCCTGCGCGAGGCCCTGGACCGCGGCAAGAAGGTCATGGTCGCCTTCGACGCCGCAGGGGTGCTGGCCGGGCTGCCCCGGGCCCTGCCGCCCCAGGGCGGCTGCCTGCGCCTGCACCTGGAGGGCAAGCCCTCGCCCGAGCTGCTGGCGGCCCTGGAGGCCCTGCGCGCCGAGGGCTACCTCGTGGCCCTGGACGTGGCCCCCGGCTCCCCGGCCCTGGGGGCCGCGCGGCTGGCCGACGTGCTCATCATGGAGCAGGGCCCCGGCGCCCTGCCCCCGGCCATGGCGCGGCTGGCCGCCAAGAAGGCCCAGACCCTGGCCCGGGGCGTGCGCAACATCGAGCAGTTCCAGGCCGCCCGCGACCACGGCCACACCCTGTTCCAGGGCCCGTTCATCAAGGAAGCCGAGCTGCTGCCCGGGCGCAAGCTGACCTCCAGCGAGGTCTCGCGGCTCAAGATGCTGCGGCTCATGGAAGCCGACGACCCCGACCTGGACGCCATGGCCGCCGCCGTCAAGGGCGATGTGGCCGTGAGCTTCCGGCTGCTGACCCTGCTCAACAGCCCGGCCTTCGGCCTGCTGCACAAGGTGGAGTCCGTGGACCACGCCGTGCGCCTGCTGGGCTGGGACAAGCTCAAGGGCTGGCTGCGAGCCGTGCTGCTGGCCGATATGGCCGGGCAGGGCGAGGCGCCCCAGGAGCTGGCCACCCTGTCCATGCAGCGCGGGCGCTTCCTGGAGATCATCACCACCGAGTACGACTACTGGGACTTCAACCCCGGGACCATGTTCCTGCTCGGGCTATTCTCCCTGCTGGACGCCATCCTGGGCATGCCCATGGCCGAGGTGGCCGGGCTGCTGCCCCTGGACGCCAAGCTCCAGGGCTCACTGCGCCGCACCCCGGGCAACGACCACGAAGGCCTGTTCCTGCTCATGGAGGCCCTGGAGGACGGCGACTGGGACGGCCTGCGCGCCCAATGCGCCCGCCTGGGCTTCGACCTGGAAACGGTCAAGGCCGCCTACGCCTCGGCGGTGCAGTGGGCGGACATGTTCCTGGCCGCGCGCAACTAG
- a CDS encoding DUF2867 domain-containing protein produces the protein MDGIHSHRELDIYFQGMDHTDTKHVDSDRSLREFLAGMLGYAPPWLRVLYRVRRLLATALGLERHGGAGPALAPRELPFTPGGHVSFFVVRAAREDAYWVAQAPRDRHLEAWVGVVAEALGPGRNRFHVFTSVRHLHWTGPVYFTLIRPFHHLVVAAMMRAGAKG, from the coding sequence ATGGACGGCATCCACAGCCACAGGGAACTGGACATCTACTTCCAGGGCATGGACCACACCGACACGAAGCATGTGGACAGCGACAGGAGCCTGCGGGAATTCCTGGCCGGAATGCTCGGCTATGCCCCGCCCTGGCTGAGGGTCCTCTACCGGGTCCGGCGGCTGCTGGCTACGGCCCTCGGCCTGGAGCGCCACGGCGGAGCGGGCCCGGCGTTGGCGCCCCGGGAACTGCCTTTCACGCCCGGAGGGCATGTGTCGTTCTTCGTTGTCCGCGCCGCGCGGGAGGACGCCTACTGGGTGGCCCAGGCCCCCAGGGACAGACACCTGGAGGCCTGGGTCGGCGTGGTTGCCGAAGCCCTGGGCCCCGGGCGCAACCGGTTCCATGTCTTCACCTCGGTCCGCCACCTGCATTGGACCGGCCCCGTGTACTTCACCCTGATCCGCCCGTTCCACCACCTCGTGGTCGCGGCCATGATGCGCGCCGGGGCCAAAGGATAG
- a CDS encoding TRAP transporter large permease has protein sequence MDHALAGWLFVTATGLLLLGFPVAFTLLGTSLIFGVAGFGLDFFNLLPLRIWGVMSNFTLTAVPLFIFMGMAMERSGIATRLIESMGLLFGRVRGGMAVSVVLVGALLGASTGIVGATVVTMGLLALPAMLRCGYAHPLATGTIAASGTLGQIIPPSIVLILLGDIIGVPVGDLFVGALVPGFMMVGLYIVYILAYARLHPERAPLVSGLSGGADACAAPQAGPGAAQLLAAFGPPLLLIVAVLGTIFAGVASPTEAAGVGAVGALGLAAAHGRLTRRMLAEVMESTTRLTSMIFIILVGATAFGLVFRGLGGDHLVRDFIAALPFDKWGVLAVIMALIFVMGFFLDFIEITFIQVPVVAPLLVEAGFDPVWLALIFAVNLQTSFLTPPFGFSLFYLKGVCPPGVSTGAIYKGIIPFVLIQLLVLVLCVAFPQLLLWLPAAMR, from the coding sequence ATGGACCACGCGCTGGCCGGATGGCTCTTCGTCACCGCCACGGGGCTCTTGCTGCTGGGCTTTCCCGTGGCCTTCACGCTGCTGGGCACGTCCCTGATCTTCGGGGTGGCCGGGTTCGGGCTGGATTTCTTCAACCTGCTGCCCCTGCGCATCTGGGGCGTGATGAGCAACTTCACGCTCACTGCCGTGCCGCTGTTCATCTTCATGGGCATGGCCATGGAGCGCTCGGGCATCGCCACGCGGCTCATCGAGTCCATGGGCCTGCTCTTCGGGCGCGTGCGCGGGGGCATGGCCGTGTCGGTGGTCCTGGTGGGCGCGCTGCTTGGGGCCTCCACGGGCATCGTCGGCGCCACGGTGGTGACCATGGGCCTTCTGGCCCTGCCCGCCATGCTGCGCTGCGGCTACGCCCACCCCCTGGCCACAGGCACCATCGCCGCCTCGGGCACCCTGGGGCAGATCATCCCGCCGTCCATCGTGCTCATTTTGCTGGGCGACATCATCGGCGTGCCCGTGGGCGACCTGTTCGTCGGCGCGCTGGTGCCGGGGTTCATGATGGTCGGGCTGTACATCGTCTACATCCTGGCCTACGCGCGGCTGCACCCCGAGCGCGCGCCGTTGGTTTCGGGGCTCTCCGGCGGGGCGGACGCCTGCGCCGCGCCCCAGGCCGGGCCCGGGGCCGCGCAGCTCCTGGCGGCCTTCGGCCCGCCGCTGCTGCTCATCGTGGCCGTGCTGGGCACCATCTTCGCCGGGGTGGCCTCGCCCACCGAGGCCGCCGGGGTGGGCGCCGTGGGCGCCCTGGGGCTGGCGGCGGCCCACGGCCGCCTGACCCGCCGGATGCTGGCCGAGGTCATGGAGTCCACCACGCGGCTGACGAGCATGATCTTCATCATCCTGGTGGGCGCCACGGCCTTCGGGCTGGTGTTCCGCGGCCTGGGCGGCGACCACCTGGTGCGCGACTTCATCGCCGCGCTGCCCTTCGACAAGTGGGGCGTGCTGGCGGTGATCATGGCGCTCATCTTTGTCATGGGCTTTTTCCTGGATTTCATCGAGATCACCTTCATCCAGGTGCCGGTGGTGGCGCCGCTGCTCGTGGAGGCGGGGTTCGACCCCGTGTGGCTGGCGCTCATTTTCGCCGTGAACCTGCAAACCTCGTTTCTGACCCCGCCCTTCGGGTTCTCACTGTTCTACCTCAAGGGCGTGTGCCCGCCGGGGGTGTCCACGGGGGCCATCTACAAGGGCATCATCCCCTTCGTGCTCATCCAGCTCCTGGTGCTTGTGCTGTGCGTGGCCTTTCCGCAGCTGCTGCTGTGGCTGCCCGCCGCCATGCGCTGA
- a CDS encoding TRAP transporter small permease subunit codes for MLDALLRAIDKTTQAAGGAAKLLSLLLVLVVAADVALRYFFSYSNTALRELEWHAFAALFLLGGAYTLLHDDHVRVDVFYQRFSRRTRALINVLGCLVFLFPGCWLVIETSIPFVKFSLAMHEISPDPGGLPARWVLKALIPLGFGLLALQGVAFLMRNLFVLTGRTAPRKGR; via the coding sequence ATGCTCGACGCCCTTCTCCGGGCCATCGACAAGACCACCCAGGCCGCAGGCGGCGCGGCGAAGCTGCTCTCGCTGCTGCTGGTGCTGGTGGTCGCCGCCGACGTGGCCCTGCGCTACTTCTTCAGCTACAGCAACACCGCCCTGCGCGAGCTGGAATGGCACGCCTTTGCCGCCCTGTTCCTGCTGGGCGGGGCCTACACCCTGCTGCACGACGACCACGTGCGCGTGGACGTGTTCTACCAGCGTTTTTCCCGGCGCACCCGGGCGCTGATCAACGTGCTGGGCTGCCTGGTCTTCCTGTTCCCGGGCTGCTGGCTGGTCATCGAGACCTCCATACCCTTCGTGAAGTTCAGCCTGGCCATGCACGAGATCTCGCCGGACCCCGGCGGCCTGCCCGCGCGCTGGGTGCTCAAGGCGCTGATCCCCCTGGGCTTCGGGCTGCTGGCCTTGCAGGGCGTGGCGTTCTTGATGCGCAACCTGTTCGTGCTCACGGGGCGCACCGCGCCCCGGAAGGGGCGCTAG
- the priA gene encoding replication restart helicase PriA, with the protein MTRPTTPTPGEPARGYWQVALLGAPFAVYTYAEPPHLPPDTWAAGLRVLVPVGASTRLGALVRRQDTPPADVPEGVRLRDLLWPVEAEPLLGPDYMALAANLAARQMEPVGRVLDNLLPHGLRALRVSFRVFDPRFPARLGAGALAALAAREPEALAALAALWAQGRMRVCAERRHEKEQEYCTVAQDPPWPVRPAAKRQMDILEYLWEAGPVPRPRLGEALGPGAAQALNRLVAMGLVRIGPAPEFHEPEACALEPDEAPGGGAPELTPEQHSALDELTLALGQPGGQTRLVYGVTGSGKTLLYLRLAERALEAGRAVLLLAPEVALACALHRAATAHFPGRTVLLHHGYQSPARRERTFTEVAAARGPLVVVGTRSALFLPLRDPGLVVLDEEHDASFKQEERLPYQAKEVAHFLASRAGGLLVLGSATPDVKTFHAAAQGAVGKVVLGTRVGGRALPPVDLVDLRTRPPAEGPFAAVTARALRDAVADGDQAVILLNRRGYAPVMYCLDCGKTARCAQCDVGLTYHKARERLVCHYCGGAEPFPKVCACGSSNWLPMGEGTENLAEALEHLVPGAGVLRLDRDSTRRPGRMEEILADFAAGRAQVLVGTQMLSKGHHFPGVTLVAVVEGDLGLNVPDYRAAERMFQLMVQVAGRAGRGDKPGRVLIQTRSPEHYCWSHVRASDYEGFFAQELELRRKYGYPPFTKLALLRMNFPADYAPGHAAVMELARTLPGLGLRSGVRVLGPAPSPLGLLRGRKRYQCLLKAQDWPAVRTLYAETRRHLATHPKIRTSLDLDPVSML; encoded by the coding sequence ATGACCCGACCGACGACCCCGACCCCCGGCGAGCCCGCGCGCGGCTACTGGCAGGTGGCCCTGCTGGGCGCGCCCTTTGCCGTCTACACCTACGCGGAGCCGCCGCACCTGCCGCCGGACACCTGGGCGGCGGGGCTGCGCGTGCTGGTGCCCGTGGGCGCGTCCACGCGCCTGGGCGCCCTGGTGCGCCGCCAGGACACCCCGCCCGCCGACGTGCCCGAGGGCGTGCGCCTGCGCGACCTGCTCTGGCCCGTGGAGGCCGAACCGCTGCTGGGGCCGGACTACATGGCCCTGGCCGCCAACCTCGCCGCGCGGCAGATGGAGCCCGTGGGCCGCGTGCTGGACAACCTGCTGCCCCACGGGCTGCGCGCCCTGCGCGTGAGCTTCCGGGTCTTCGACCCGCGCTTTCCCGCGCGCCTGGGGGCCGGGGCCCTGGCGGCCCTGGCCGCCCGCGAGCCCGAAGCCCTGGCGGCCCTGGCCGCACTGTGGGCCCAGGGCCGGATGCGCGTATGCGCCGAGCGGCGCCATGAAAAGGAGCAGGAATACTGCACCGTGGCCCAGGACCCGCCCTGGCCCGTGCGCCCGGCGGCCAAGCGGCAGATGGACATCCTCGAATACCTCTGGGAGGCCGGGCCCGTGCCCCGGCCCCGGCTGGGCGAGGCCCTGGGCCCAGGCGCGGCCCAGGCCCTGAACCGCCTGGTGGCCATGGGCCTGGTGCGCATCGGCCCGGCCCCGGAATTCCACGAGCCCGAGGCCTGCGCCCTGGAGCCGGACGAGGCCCCGGGCGGCGGCGCGCCCGAGCTGACCCCCGAGCAGCACAGCGCCCTGGACGAGCTGACCCTGGCCCTGGGCCAGCCCGGCGGGCAGACCCGGCTGGTCTACGGCGTCACGGGCAGCGGCAAGACCCTGCTCTACCTGCGCCTGGCCGAGCGCGCGCTGGAGGCCGGGCGGGCGGTGCTGCTGCTGGCCCCGGAGGTGGCCCTGGCCTGCGCCCTGCACCGCGCGGCCACGGCGCATTTCCCGGGGCGCACGGTGCTGCTGCACCACGGCTACCAGAGCCCGGCGCGCCGCGAGCGGACCTTCACCGAGGTGGCGGCGGCGCGCGGGCCGCTGGTGGTGGTGGGCACGCGCTCGGCCCTGTTCCTGCCCCTGCGCGACCCCGGGCTGGTGGTGCTCGACGAGGAGCACGACGCGTCCTTCAAGCAGGAGGAGCGCCTGCCCTATCAGGCCAAGGAGGTGGCGCACTTCCTGGCCTCGCGCGCCGGGGGGCTGCTGGTGCTCGGCTCGGCCACGCCCGACGTGAAGACCTTCCACGCCGCGGCCCAGGGCGCCGTGGGCAAGGTGGTGCTGGGAACGCGCGTGGGCGGGCGCGCCCTGCCGCCCGTGGACCTGGTGGACCTGCGGACCCGCCCGCCCGCCGAGGGGCCCTTCGCGGCGGTGACGGCCCGGGCCCTGCGCGACGCCGTGGCCGACGGCGACCAGGCCGTGATCCTGCTCAACCGCCGGGGCTACGCGCCGGTGATGTACTGCCTGGACTGCGGCAAGACCGCGCGCTGCGCCCAGTGCGACGTGGGCCTGACCTACCACAAGGCCCGCGAACGGCTGGTCTGCCACTACTGCGGCGGCGCCGAGCCCTTCCCCAAGGTCTGCGCCTGCGGCAGCTCCAACTGGCTGCCCATGGGCGAGGGCACCGAGAACCTGGCCGAGGCCCTGGAACATCTGGTGCCCGGCGCGGGCGTGCTGCGGCTGGACCGCGACAGCACCCGCCGCCCCGGGCGCATGGAGGAAATCCTGGCCGACTTCGCGGCGGGCCGGGCCCAGGTGCTGGTGGGCACGCAGATGCTCTCCAAGGGCCACCACTTCCCGGGGGTCACGCTGGTGGCCGTGGTGGAAGGCGACCTGGGGCTCAACGTGCCCGACTACCGCGCCGCCGAGCGCATGTTCCAGCTCATGGTCCAGGTGGCCGGGCGCGCCGGGCGCGGCGACAAGCCGGGCCGCGTGCTCATCCAGACCCGCAGCCCCGAGCACTACTGCTGGAGCCATGTGCGCGCCAGCGACTACGAGGGCTTCTTCGCCCAGGAGCTGGAGCTGCGCCGCAAGTACGGCTACCCGCCCTTCACCAAGCTGGCGCTCTTGCGCATGAACTTCCCGGCGGACTACGCCCCCGGCCATGCGGCGGTGATGGAGCTGGCGCGGACCCTGCCGGGCCTGGGCCTGCGCAGCGGCGTGCGCGTGCTCGGCCCCGCGCCCTCGCCCCTGGGCCTGTTGCGGGGCCGCAAGCGCTACCAGTGCCTGCTCAAGGCCCAGGACTGGCCCGCCGTGCGCACCTTGTACGCCGAAACCCGCCGCCACCTCGCCACCCACCCCAAGATCCGCACCAGCCTGGACCTGGACCCGGTGAGCATGCTGTAG
- the galU gene encoding UTP--glucose-1-phosphate uridylyltransferase GalU, with the protein MNIRKVVIPVAGWGTRSLPATKNVPKELLPIYKKPVVQYVVEEAINTGLTEVVFINNQTKTIIEDHFDHNWVLEELLERKGKTELLEEIRAVAEMASIISVRQKKQLGLGHAVLCAQGVINDDPFAVMVGDDLMFGMEPGIKQLVDVAKAEGLSVVGVVEVPLNKVDRYGIIQGEEYAPGIFRVRQMVEKPAVADAPSRMAVVGRYVLMPEVFDHLRGLKPGVGGEIQLTDALEIMAKEGRLLAVRMRGRRFDAGDWAEYLTANIYFALQDEELRDDLVRNLQELLSCK; encoded by the coding sequence ATGAACATCCGCAAAGTCGTGATTCCCGTCGCGGGCTGGGGCACGCGCTCCCTGCCGGCCACCAAGAACGTCCCCAAGGAGCTGCTGCCCATCTACAAGAAGCCCGTGGTGCAGTACGTGGTCGAAGAGGCCATCAACACCGGCCTGACCGAGGTGGTCTTCATCAACAACCAGACCAAGACCATCATCGAGGACCACTTCGACCACAACTGGGTGCTCGAAGAGCTGCTGGAGCGCAAGGGCAAGACCGAGCTGCTGGAGGAGATCCGCGCCGTGGCCGAGATGGCCAGCATCATCTCCGTGCGCCAGAAGAAGCAGCTCGGCCTGGGCCACGCCGTGCTCTGCGCCCAGGGCGTCATCAACGACGACCCCTTCGCGGTCATGGTCGGCGATGACCTGATGTTCGGCATGGAGCCGGGCATCAAGCAGCTGGTGGACGTGGCCAAGGCCGAGGGTCTTTCGGTGGTCGGCGTGGTCGAGGTGCCGCTCAACAAGGTGGACCGCTACGGCATCATCCAGGGCGAGGAGTACGCCCCGGGCATCTTCCGCGTGCGCCAGATGGTCGAGAAGCCCGCCGTGGCCGACGCGCCCTCGCGCATGGCCGTGGTCGGCCGCTACGTGCTCATGCCCGAGGTCTTCGACCACCTGCGCGGCCTGAAGCCCGGGGTGGGCGGCGAAATCCAGCTCACCGACGCCCTGGAGATCATGGCCAAGGAAGGGCGCCTGCTGGCCGTGCGCATGCGCGGGCGGCGCTTCGACGCGGGCGACTGGGCCGAATACCTGACGGCCAACATCTATTTCGCCTTGCAGGACGAGGAATTGCGCGACGATCTGGTGCGCAACCTCCAGGAACTGCTGTCCTGCAAGTAG